The Archangium primigenium genomic interval CCCGCGTGTGGGGGCTCGTCGGTGGGGCTCACGCTGGTGCGCGAGCCCGAGGCGCTCGAGGCCGCGGTGGCGCTCGCGTGCCAGTTCGGCGGCGAGGCGCTGGTGGAGCGCCTGGCGCGGGGCCGCGAGGTGACGGTGGGCCTGCTGGGCGACGAGGTTCTCGGAACCTGCGAAATCGTGACGCCGCGCGAGGGCTTCGACTACGAGGCCAAGTACCAGGGGGGCTCGCGCTACTTCGTGCCCGCGCGCCTGTCGCCCACGCGCCTGGGCAATGTGGAGGCCCTGGCGCTGGGGGCCTGGAGGGCCCTGGGCTGCCGAGGTTATGGACGCGTTGACCTGATCTGCTCGGACGAGGACAACGACGTGGTGCTGGAGGTGAACACCCTGCCGGGCATGACGCCCACCAGCCTGCTGCCGAAGATCGCCGCGGCGCGGGGGCTGGATTTTCCCTCGCTGATGGAGCGCATCCTCGCGCTCGCCACGCGCGACGAGGGGGCGGGGAGGGAGGCGCCGCCGCGGCCCCGGGAGCGGGTGCGCCGGGTGGCGGGTTGAGCCCCGGGCGCCGCTCGCGGGGGCACAAGCATTTGACAGCCACCTGACGCGTCCCTATTGTCCGGCGCTTCGTAGCTTACCCGGATGACAATCCCTTGTCATTCCGGGCACATAGCTGGAGGGGGGCCTCCGCTGGACCGTGTGCGGCGGTCGGTGTGGGTCGGACTTTCTCTCCGCCGGGCAAGGTAAGGACCGCGGCGCAGTCGACCGCGGGAGGGGCCAGGTCAGATGACCACTGTCGAGATCATCTTCTTGGGCGTGTACTTCAGCGTCCTGTGCGTGCTGGCGGTCTATGGATCGCACCGCTACCGGATGGCGTATCTGTACTACCGCCACAAGTTCAAGCTGCCCACGCCTCGTGGCACCCTCGCGGCGCTGCCGCGGGTCACCATCCAACTGCCCATCTTCAACGAGATGTACGTGGTGGAGCGGCTGGTGGATTCGGTGTGCCGGATCGACTACCCGCGCGAGTTGCTGGAGATCCAGGTGTTGGACGACTCGACGGACGAGACGTGCGGCATCGCGCGGGCGTGCGTGGAGCGCCAGCGTCAGGCGGGCCACGACATCGTCTACGTGCACCGCACCAACCGCCAGGGCTTCAAGGCGGGCGCGCTGGAGAACGGCCTGGCCACGGCGCGCGGCGAGTTCGTGGCGGTGTTCGACGCGGACTTCGTGCCGGCGCCGGACTTCCTCTTGCGCACGGTGCCGTTCTTCGCCGACGCGCAGGTGGGCATGGTGCAGGTGCGCTGGGGCCACCTCAACCGCGACTACTCCATCCTTACCCAGGCGCAGAGCATCTTCCTGGACGGGCACTTCATCATCGAGCACACGGCGCGCAACCGCTCCGGCTGCTTCTTCAACTTCAACGGCACCGCGGGCATCTGGCGCCGGGTGACCATCTCCGACGCGGGCGGCTGGCAGCACGACACGCTCACCGAGGACCTGGACCTGAGCTACCGCGCGCAGATGAAGGGCTGGCAGTTCATCTTCCTGCCCGAGGTCATCTCCCCGGCCGAGGTGCCGGTGGACATGAACGCCTTCAAGAGCCAGCAGCACCGCTGGGCCAAGGGCTCCATCCAGACGGCGCGCAAGCTCCTGCCCACCATCCTCAAGAGCGACCTGCCCTTCGCCGTCAAGCGCGAGGCCTTCTTCCACCTGACCAACAACCTGGCCTACCTGCTCATGGTGTTGCTCAGCGCGCTCATGCCGCTGTCCATGGTGGTGCGCTTCCAGCACGGGCTGTACGGCACGCTGTTCCTGGACCTGCCCTTCTTCATCAGCGCCACCGCGAGCGTGTGCTTCTTCTACGTGGCGGCCCAGCGCGAGCGCGGCGCCACGGGGTGGGAGCGGGTGAAGTACCTGCCCTTCCTGATGAGCCTGGGCATCGGCATGGCCATCAACAACGCGCGCGCGGTGCTCGAGGCGCTCCTGGGCCAGCAGTCCGCCTTCTCGCGCACGCCCAAGACGGGCTCGGAGGGCAAGAAGCTCGTCGCGGTGAAGAAGACCTACCGCGGGGACAAGACGCTCATGCCCGTCATCGAGCTGTCCTTCGCGCTCTACTTCACCGGGGCGCTCTGGTTCGCCATCGACAAGCGCATCTACACCTCGCTGCCCTTCATCATGCTCTTCCAGCTGGGCTTCCTGTACGTGGGCGTGTCGAGCCTGTTGC includes:
- a CDS encoding D-alanine--D-alanine ligase, which produces MGKRVGVLMGGWGEEREISLVTGEAMGVALESRGHEVVRICAGPGLDRALRAAALDVAVLALHGRMGEDGKVQGLLELMGLPYTGSGLLASALAMNKPMAKKLFRLHNLSTPHGYAVGRAEASRALELHGDLGFPCVVKPACGGSSVGLTLVREPEALEAAVALACQFGGEALVERLARGREVTVGLLGDEVLGTCEIVTPREGFDYEAKYQGGSRYFVPARLSPTRLGNVEALALGAWRALGCRGYGRVDLICSDEDNDVVLEVNTLPGMTPTSLLPKIAAARGLDFPSLMERILALATRDEGAGREAPPRPRERVRRVAG
- a CDS encoding cellulose synthase family protein, which produces MTTVEIIFLGVYFSVLCVLAVYGSHRYRMAYLYYRHKFKLPTPRGTLAALPRVTIQLPIFNEMYVVERLVDSVCRIDYPRELLEIQVLDDSTDETCGIARACVERQRQAGHDIVYVHRTNRQGFKAGALENGLATARGEFVAVFDADFVPAPDFLLRTVPFFADAQVGMVQVRWGHLNRDYSILTQAQSIFLDGHFIIEHTARNRSGCFFNFNGTAGIWRRVTISDAGGWQHDTLTEDLDLSYRAQMKGWQFIFLPEVISPAEVPVDMNAFKSQQHRWAKGSIQTARKLLPTILKSDLPFAVKREAFFHLTNNLAYLLMVLLSALMPLSMVVRFQHGLYGTLFLDLPFFISATASVCFFYVAAQRERGATGWERVKYLPFLMSLGIGMAINNARAVLEALLGQQSAFSRTPKTGSEGKKLVAVKKTYRGDKTLMPVIELSFALYFTGALWFAIDKRIYTSLPFIMLFQLGFLYVGVSSLLQGRLRLSEAAPPAVVPEEQPRRAA